In Kordiimonas sp. SCSIO 12610, the following are encoded in one genomic region:
- a CDS encoding TolC family protein → MNISKILFVFILMLLTVSPKVTSEDDLTALSISSRESQENQAKTVSVLSLDDVLESSGQYAPTILEAIANARGADGGRLAAEGAFDVNISASGFSRVTGFWDGQVIGGEARQNLGVFGSSVYAGYRISDGEFPVYEDINFTNTLGEAKVGALFSLLRNRDIDGNRFALRDTRLALEQAELDVLLSKVSVQRQAMVAYWSWVTAGQQQKIYARLLDIALEREKALQVQVNEGAIADIFLLENRQNITRRQTLLTSAERLFQNASIRLGFYLRDTNGQMRVPQFSELPAWEAQFEVDVEAVKSSMELSNILRDRPELRRLRLGLERLRQKITLRQNDLKPKLDFNVELSHDFGNIAEGDISRDSTDTIVGFQFSIPLGQRSAKGRLKAAKAERTAMMYRERRIQDQISTELEGILVDITAANELLDLASVDVQQSRAMQEAEEKRFANGASDFFLLNIREETAANAEIRKMTANLEVHRAYANYAAATMNTKALGINQ, encoded by the coding sequence ATGAATATATCTAAAATTCTGTTTGTATTCATACTGATGCTTTTAACCGTGTCACCGAAAGTAACCTCGGAGGATGATTTAACTGCGCTTTCAATTTCATCAAGAGAAAGCCAGGAAAACCAGGCAAAGACCGTATCGGTGTTATCACTTGATGATGTGTTGGAAAGTTCCGGCCAGTATGCGCCAACTATTCTTGAAGCCATTGCAAATGCGCGCGGTGCAGACGGCGGTCGATTGGCAGCAGAGGGTGCGTTTGATGTTAATATCTCGGCTAGTGGTTTTAGTCGAGTAACAGGATTTTGGGACGGACAAGTTATCGGCGGTGAAGCACGGCAAAACCTCGGTGTTTTCGGTAGTAGTGTTTATGCGGGCTATAGAATTTCCGATGGTGAATTTCCGGTTTATGAAGACATAAATTTCACCAATACCTTAGGTGAAGCCAAAGTTGGTGCTTTGTTTTCGCTTCTCAGGAACCGCGATATAGATGGTAATCGCTTTGCGCTGCGTGATACGCGTTTGGCGCTCGAACAAGCCGAATTAGATGTATTATTATCTAAGGTTTCTGTTCAACGTCAGGCGATGGTCGCTTATTGGTCGTGGGTTACAGCAGGCCAACAGCAAAAGATTTATGCACGCCTTCTCGATATTGCCTTAGAACGGGAAAAAGCCCTTCAGGTACAGGTTAACGAAGGCGCTATTGCTGATATCTTCCTTCTTGAAAATCGTCAGAACATTACTCGTCGCCAAACGTTACTTACCAGTGCGGAGCGCCTGTTTCAGAATGCCAGCATCAGACTTGGGTTCTACCTAAGGGACACAAACGGTCAGATGCGTGTGCCGCAATTTTCGGAATTGCCAGCATGGGAAGCTCAGTTTGAAGTGGATGTAGAAGCTGTGAAGAGCTCTATGGAATTATCCAATATTTTAAGGGACCGGCCTGAACTGCGTCGGCTTCGATTGGGGTTGGAGCGCTTGCGCCAGAAGATTACACTTAGACAAAATGACCTGAAGCCCAAACTGGACTTTAATGTCGAGCTTTCCCATGATTTTGGTAATATCGCTGAGGGGGATATTTCCAGAGATTCTACAGATACAATTGTTGGGTTTCAGTTTTCTATACCGCTTGGGCAGCGTTCAGCCAAAGGAAGGTTAAAAGCGGCGAAGGCAGAACGGACCGCAATGATGTACCGAGAGCGACGTATTCAAGACCAAATATCAACCGAGCTGGAAGGAATACTCGTCGATATTACGGCAGCAAATGAATTGCTTGACCTCGCAAGTGTGGACGTACAGCAATCACGCGCGATGCAGGAAGCCGAAGAAAAGCGATTTGCGAACGGTGCGAGCGATTTTTTCCTGTTAAATATTCGCGAAGAAACTGCAGCAAATGCTGAAATTCGCAAAATGACTGCCAATCTGGAAGTGCACCGCGCGTATGCTAACTATGCAGCCGCAACGATGAACACGAAGGCACTGGGCATAAATCAATGA
- a CDS encoding hydrogen peroxide-inducible genes activator, whose product MNYQKITLKQLRYLVALDEEHNYRKAAQLCGISQPSLSIQLQNLETTLEVQLIERSRSGVFFTPTGREVLAKAREVLATVQGIHDIAESGRHSLAGTIRLGTKSTLGPYLLPKVVQSLHKHYPDLKLYIRECDPREMEAELLRGDHDVILAQLPINNEQLNTVELFREPLLLALANDHRLATLEKITAADLKGEQVLTLNPRYHLHDQIGYLCEDFGATILKDYEGTSLDALRQMVGMGMGITFLPELYAKSEIRGNSDVIVRPLFNKNIYRSIGLVWRKGAAKSNSYERIVEVIKQVIKTRF is encoded by the coding sequence ATGAATTACCAGAAAATTACACTGAAACAACTAAGGTACCTTGTGGCCCTTGATGAAGAACACAACTACAGAAAAGCTGCCCAACTCTGCGGCATCAGCCAGCCTTCGCTCAGTATTCAATTACAAAATCTGGAAACAACGCTTGAGGTTCAGCTTATTGAGCGCAGTCGCAGCGGTGTATTTTTCACACCGACAGGCCGTGAAGTTTTAGCCAAAGCCCGCGAGGTTTTAGCGACCGTTCAAGGCATCCATGATATAGCCGAATCTGGTCGGCATTCGCTTGCTGGTACAATCCGGTTAGGGACAAAATCTACACTTGGCCCCTATCTTTTGCCAAAAGTTGTGCAATCACTTCACAAACACTATCCCGATTTAAAACTATATATTCGTGAATGTGACCCTCGCGAAATGGAAGCAGAGTTACTGCGCGGTGATCACGATGTTATTCTTGCGCAATTACCAATAAATAACGAACAACTTAATACGGTTGAATTATTCAGAGAGCCTCTTTTGCTGGCTCTTGCCAACGATCACCGATTAGCAACACTTGAAAAAATTACAGCTGCGGACTTGAAGGGGGAGCAAGTTCTAACACTTAATCCCCGTTATCATTTGCACGACCAGATCGGATATTTGTGCGAAGATTTTGGCGCAACCATCCTTAAGGATTACGAAGGCACCAGTTTGGATGCGCTGCGTCAAATGGTTGGTATGGGCATGGGCATCACTTTTCTTCCAGAACTTTATGCCAAATCCGAAATCCGTGGAAACAGCGATGTAATTGTTCGCCCGCTCTTTAATAAAAATATCTACCGTTCTATTGGACTTGTTTGGCGCAAAGGCGCCGCTAAATCCAATTCGTATGAAAGAATTGTAGAAGTGATTAAACAAGTGATTAAAACGAGGTTTTAA
- a CDS encoding glycine C-acetyltransferase, whose amino-acid sequence MYGKFQEHLASQIDTIRSEGLFKNERQITTPQGSSVGISDGSKVINLCANNYLGLAQHPEVNKAAMKGLEDWGYGMASVRFICGTQSLHKQLEDQLSEFLGAEDTILYPSCFDANGGLFETILGPEDAVISDELNHASIIDGVRLSKAKRYRYKNNDMAALEEQLQAADAAGARFKLITTDGVFSMDGYIARLDEVCDLADKYNALVHFDDCHATGFVGAGGKGTHEYRKCMDRVDIITGTLGKALGGASGGYTSGKREIIELLRQRSRPYLFSNTVAPPVVAGAIKAIELVTTSNDLRDQLNSNAEYFREGMARHGFDLLPGEHPIIPVMLYDAALASKFADEMLKRGVYVVAFSYPVVPNGKARIRTQMSAAITKGELDHAIDAFAEVKKLLID is encoded by the coding sequence ATGTACGGAAAATTTCAGGAGCACTTAGCTTCACAGATTGATACGATCCGGTCTGAAGGTTTGTTTAAGAATGAACGCCAGATCACAACCCCCCAAGGGTCATCGGTGGGTATCAGTGACGGATCAAAGGTTATTAACCTATGTGCGAATAACTATCTTGGCCTCGCGCAGCACCCCGAGGTGAACAAAGCCGCTATGAAAGGCCTTGAGGATTGGGGCTATGGGATGGCATCGGTACGTTTTATCTGCGGGACACAGTCGCTTCATAAACAGTTAGAGGATCAGTTAAGCGAATTTTTGGGCGCCGAGGATACAATCCTTTACCCCAGCTGTTTTGACGCGAATGGCGGTTTATTTGAAACCATCTTAGGGCCAGAAGACGCAGTTATTTCTGACGAACTGAACCACGCCAGTATTATTGATGGTGTGCGCCTATCGAAAGCAAAGCGATATCGCTATAAAAATAATGATATGGCAGCGCTTGAAGAGCAATTACAGGCTGCGGATGCCGCTGGTGCGCGTTTCAAATTAATCACCACAGACGGTGTGTTTTCGATGGACGGATATATCGCACGCCTCGATGAAGTCTGTGATTTGGCGGATAAATATAATGCGCTGGTTCATTTTGACGATTGCCATGCCACAGGCTTTGTGGGTGCTGGCGGTAAGGGTACGCATGAATATCGTAAATGTATGGACCGCGTTGATATTATTACTGGTACGCTCGGTAAAGCCCTTGGCGGTGCGAGCGGTGGGTACACATCGGGCAAACGAGAAATTATTGAGCTTCTTCGCCAGCGGTCAAGGCCTTACCTCTTTTCAAATACGGTTGCCCCGCCTGTAGTGGCAGGCGCGATTAAAGCTATTGAACTGGTGACAACGTCTAATGATTTGCGTGACCAGTTGAATAGTAATGCAGAGTATTTCCGCGAGGGTATGGCGCGCCATGGTTTTGACCTTTTGCCCGGCGAACATCCGATTATTCCTGTGATGCTTTATGATGCAGCACTTGCGTCGAAGTTTGCAGATGAAATGCTGAAACGCGGCGTTTATGTGGTGGCGTTTTCGTATCCGGTTGTGCCAAACGGTAAGGCACGGATCAGAACACAGATGTCTGCCGCAATAACGAAGGGTGAGCTTGATCATGCGATTGATGCTTTTGCTGAAGTTAAAAAGCTGTTGATTGATTAA
- a CDS encoding ABC transporter ATP-binding protein, translating into MAEKTAQNQPETSLSDLYRFIRTILNGETGYYWLAIIYGIGISLLTLAVPISVQMLINTVANTGLTTPLIVLSVTLFVLLLFSGLLNALRLHLMELFGRRFYARMLSEISLRTLYAQNPFFADSGKSTLFNRYFDIVIVQKSVPYLLVGGFTVILQALVGFVIVSLYHPVFLGFNITLVLLLWLVWGLWGKGAMMSAVQLSHTKHNVAGWIEGLGASNGYYKSRRHIERALRETDKKTSEYIESSKQHFKYTFAQSIAYLFIYALASALLLGLGGWLVIIGELSLGQLVAAELILSAVFYGISQLGVYYTSFYDLTAAAEELSHFYHVPQEVPAGTLEPREGSHDLIFENARGCARNVPVTLNLQIDAGDKVMCHAPNHGTQRMFTNLLKHHAKPDGGLVSFAGTDVLDIEVHELRQLVTILDRPTVIEGTIREFLKASHDDSNASAILSALRLTGLDMVVKYLPEGLDTELSATGAPLSLVEVLKLKLTAAVLSKPSILVLNQLFDMMPAATLQNVIETLNAEENMTIIYFSNRENTLGFERFMLLETEHQALLTDFKAFKAGAGKVAGTTDTEGK; encoded by the coding sequence ATGGCAGAAAAGACAGCGCAGAACCAACCCGAAACTTCACTTTCTGATTTATACAGATTCATTAGAACAATATTGAACGGCGAAACAGGATATTATTGGCTCGCGATAATATACGGAATTGGCATCAGCCTCCTGACCCTTGCGGTTCCCATATCCGTGCAGATGTTGATTAATACCGTCGCAAACACAGGGCTTACAACGCCGCTAATTGTTCTATCGGTTACGTTATTTGTTCTGTTGTTATTTTCAGGGTTGTTGAATGCGCTGCGATTACATCTGATGGAATTGTTTGGTAGGCGCTTTTACGCTCGTATGCTTTCTGAAATATCACTTAGAACACTTTATGCGCAAAACCCGTTTTTTGCCGACAGTGGTAAAAGCACGCTTTTTAATCGTTATTTTGATATCGTTATTGTTCAGAAGTCTGTGCCTTATCTTTTGGTAGGTGGCTTTACAGTGATCCTTCAGGCGCTTGTTGGATTTGTGATTGTCTCGTTGTATCACCCTGTTTTTCTTGGCTTTAATATTACACTTGTTCTTCTTCTTTGGCTTGTTTGGGGGCTATGGGGCAAGGGCGCAATGATGAGCGCTGTGCAGTTATCCCACACGAAACACAATGTTGCCGGCTGGATTGAAGGGCTTGGTGCTTCTAATGGTTACTATAAATCCCGTCGCCATATTGAACGGGCGCTTAGGGAAACTGATAAAAAGACATCGGAATATATTGAAAGCAGTAAGCAGCATTTCAAATATACGTTTGCGCAATCTATCGCGTATTTATTCATATATGCGCTGGCAAGTGCACTGTTACTTGGGCTTGGTGGTTGGCTTGTGATCATAGGTGAGCTTTCTTTGGGTCAGCTTGTTGCAGCAGAACTGATTTTATCAGCGGTTTTTTACGGGATTTCGCAGCTTGGTGTATATTACACAAGCTTCTATGATTTAACGGCAGCAGCCGAGGAATTATCGCATTTTTATCATGTTCCACAGGAAGTACCAGCCGGTACCCTAGAGCCGCGTGAAGGTTCCCACGATTTGATCTTTGAAAACGCGCGTGGATGCGCCCGTAATGTGCCTGTTACCTTAAATTTACAGATTGATGCCGGGGATAAGGTCATGTGTCATGCACCTAATCATGGTACTCAGCGTATGTTCACAAATTTACTGAAGCATCACGCGAAGCCAGATGGCGGGTTAGTCAGTTTTGCTGGCACTGATGTGCTGGACATAGAAGTTCATGAACTGCGGCAATTGGTAACCATTCTTGATCGCCCGACGGTTATTGAGGGCACAATTCGCGAGTTTCTGAAAGCTTCTCATGATGATAGCAATGCCAGTGCAATTTTATCGGCTCTGAGGCTAACGGGCTTGGATATGGTTGTTAAATATTTACCCGAAGGATTGGATACCGAACTTTCGGCAACTGGCGCACCATTATCGCTTGTGGAAGTGCTGAAGCTCAAGCTAACAGCGGCTGTGCTCTCCAAACCAAGCATTCTGGTTTTAAATCAGTTATTTGACATGATGCCTGCCGCTACATTGCAAAATGTTATTGAAACGTTGAACGCGGAAGAGAATATGACAATCATTTATTTCTCGAACCGGGAAAACACGCTTGGTTTCGAGCGTTTCATGCTTCTGGAAACAGAACATCAGGCACTGCTTACGGATTTTAAAGCGTTTAAAGCTGGGGCAGGTAAAGTCGCTGGCACCACAGACACGGAGGGGAAATAA
- a CDS encoding helix-turn-helix domain-containing protein, which yields MTDKNSPPQIGPRIQDIRKQKGFTLEQLASHSGVSRSMLSQIERGQANPTFATLWSLTQALGLEISDLTGGVAEVHHQAIEVMMPNFTPEIKSEDGLCDLKILSPTDQVGRVEWYEISIEAGGKLVSEPHTNGSMEHLTAFNGRFQVVSGKAKTEVPTGGTARYASDVSHTISNPGQETARGILVVVS from the coding sequence ATGACAGATAAAAACTCACCACCTCAGATTGGTCCACGTATTCAGGATATTCGAAAGCAAAAGGGCTTTACGCTTGAGCAACTTGCATCGCATTCCGGCGTATCGCGCTCTATGTTATCTCAAATAGAGCGCGGACAAGCCAACCCAACCTTTGCAACGCTCTGGAGTCTGACACAAGCACTTGGCCTTGAAATTTCAGACCTTACGGGCGGTGTCGCAGAAGTTCATCATCAGGCGATCGAAGTGATGATGCCTAACTTCACCCCTGAAATCAAAAGTGAGGACGGCCTGTGTGACCTGAAAATACTAAGTCCCACAGATCAAGTAGGCCGTGTTGAATGGTATGAAATTTCGATTGAAGCAGGTGGAAAACTGGTGTCAGAACCTCATACCAACGGCTCGATGGAGCATCTAACCGCTTTCAATGGTCGATTTCAGGTCGTCAGTGGCAAAGCAAAAACCGAGGTACCTACAGGTGGGACTGCTCGTTATGCAAGCGATGTTAGCCACACAATCTCAAACCCTGGACAGGAAACAGCGAGAGGCATTCTGGTTGTCGTTAGCTAA
- a CDS encoding acyl-CoA dehydrogenase produces MTSSLPANSRPELSSYKWDDPFLLESELTEDERLISEMANNYAQDKLLPRVIDAYANENTDRAIFNEMGELGLLGSTLPAKYGCAETSYVAYGLVARAVERVDSGYRSMMSVQSSLVMYPIYAYGSEEQREKFLPKLATGEYVGCFGLTEPDAGSDPAGMKTVAKKTDGGYVLSGSKTWISNAPIADVFVVWAKSEAHGGKIRGFILEKGMEGLSAPKIGGKLSLRASITGMIMMDGVEIPEENMLPNVEGLKGPFGCLNRARYGISWGAMGAAEDCYFRARGYALERKQFNRPLAATQLVQKKLADMSTEISLGLNGSLRAGRMFDNGEIAPELISLMKRNNCGKALDIARAARDIHGGNGISEEYHVMRHLCNLETVNTYEGAHDVHALILGRAITGLQAFA; encoded by the coding sequence ATGACTTCATCATTACCAGCAAATTCCCGCCCGGAACTATCTTCCTATAAATGGGACGACCCATTTCTATTGGAAAGTGAGCTCACAGAAGATGAGCGCCTAATCAGCGAAATGGCAAATAATTACGCACAAGACAAACTCTTGCCTCGTGTGATTGATGCCTATGCTAACGAAAATACTGACCGCGCTATTTTCAATGAAATGGGCGAATTGGGCCTCCTTGGGAGTACCTTACCCGCAAAATATGGCTGCGCAGAAACAAGCTATGTTGCTTATGGCCTCGTCGCACGTGCGGTTGAGCGCGTTGACAGCGGTTATCGCTCCATGATGTCTGTTCAATCATCACTGGTGATGTATCCGATCTATGCCTACGGTAGCGAAGAACAACGAGAAAAGTTTCTGCCGAAACTTGCGACAGGTGAATATGTGGGCTGTTTTGGCCTTACGGAACCAGACGCAGGTTCAGATCCGGCTGGTATGAAAACGGTCGCAAAGAAAACCGATGGTGGCTATGTTCTGAGTGGTTCAAAAACCTGGATTTCAAACGCACCTATTGCTGATGTTTTTGTTGTTTGGGCCAAATCAGAAGCACACGGCGGTAAAATCCGCGGCTTTATTCTTGAAAAGGGAATGGAGGGACTAAGCGCCCCTAAAATCGGTGGTAAACTAAGTTTGCGCGCATCAATCACAGGTATGATCATGATGGACGGCGTTGAAATTCCAGAAGAAAACATGCTTCCCAACGTTGAAGGCTTGAAAGGCCCATTCGGCTGTTTGAACCGCGCACGTTACGGCATTTCATGGGGTGCGATGGGTGCCGCAGAAGATTGCTATTTCCGCGCACGCGGCTACGCCCTTGAGCGCAAGCAGTTTAACCGCCCACTTGCAGCCACGCAGCTTGTTCAGAAAAAACTCGCAGATATGAGCACTGAAATCTCATTGGGCTTAAATGGCAGCTTACGTGCTGGCCGGATGTTTGATAACGGCGAGATCGCACCGGAACTGATCAGCCTGATGAAACGTAATAACTGTGGCAAGGCGCTTGATATTGCACGCGCTGCTCGTGATATTCACGGCGGCAACGGCATTTCAGAAGAATACCATGTAATGCGCCATCTCTGTAACCTTGAAACAGTCAATACTTATGAAGGTGCGCACGATGTGCACGCCCTTATTCTGGGCCGCGCGATCACTGGTCTACAAGCTTTCGCATAA
- the tdh gene encoding L-threonine 3-dehydrogenase: MKALVKKEANVGLWLEDVPEPELGINDVLIKVMRTAICGTDMHIYNWDEWAQKTIPVPMVVGHEFVGEIVKVGSNVNDFHPGQIVSGEGHVVCGRCRNCMAGRRHLCAQTSGIGVNRPGAFAEYVALPMSNVWEHRPGIDLDVASLFDPLGNAVHTALQWDLLGEDVLITGAGPIGAMAAAVCRHAGARHVVITDVVPERLELAAKLGATRTVDVRNETIEEVQASLGMSEGFDIGLEMSGNDRAFNDLINNMCHGGKVSILGIPAESANISWDKVIFNMLTLKGIYGREMYETWYKMSVMIENGLDISPVITHRLPYTEFQQGFDLLNAGKASKVVLNWEA; this comes from the coding sequence ATGAAAGCGTTGGTGAAAAAAGAAGCAAATGTAGGGTTGTGGCTGGAAGATGTTCCAGAACCAGAATTGGGCATTAATGATGTTCTTATCAAGGTTATGCGCACGGCAATTTGTGGAACAGACATGCATATTTATAACTGGGATGAGTGGGCGCAGAAAACCATCCCGGTTCCAATGGTTGTTGGACATGAATTTGTTGGTGAAATTGTCAAAGTTGGCTCAAACGTGAACGATTTTCATCCGGGGCAAATTGTGTCTGGTGAAGGGCATGTGGTTTGTGGACGGTGCCGGAACTGTATGGCAGGGCGCCGTCACTTATGCGCACAAACAAGCGGTATTGGTGTTAACCGGCCGGGTGCTTTCGCAGAATATGTGGCCTTACCAATGTCAAACGTCTGGGAGCATCGTCCAGGGATCGACCTTGATGTTGCGTCATTATTTGACCCACTTGGTAATGCTGTTCATACAGCGCTTCAGTGGGATTTGCTCGGTGAGGACGTATTGATTACAGGCGCTGGCCCTATTGGTGCAATGGCAGCGGCCGTATGCCGCCATGCGGGTGCTCGCCATGTTGTCATCACTGATGTTGTGCCCGAACGCCTTGAGCTGGCGGCAAAGCTTGGTGCGACAAGAACCGTTGATGTTCGCAATGAAACAATCGAAGAGGTACAGGCCAGCCTTGGTATGAGCGAAGGTTTCGATATTGGCTTGGAAATGTCAGGCAATGACCGTGCGTTCAACGATCTGATTAATAACATGTGTCATGGCGGTAAGGTTTCTATCCTTGGTATTCCCGCTGAAAGCGCGAATATCAGTTGGGATAAAGTTATCTTCAATATGCTGACCCTAAAGGGGATTTATGGCCGGGAAATGTATGAAACCTGGTACAAAATGTCGGTAATGATTGAAAATGGTCTTGATATATCGCCTGTGATTACACATCGTTTGCCATATACTGAATTCCAGCAAGGGTTTGACCTTTTGAACGCTGGCAAGGCCAGCAAAGTCGTATTGAATTGGGAGGCATAG
- a CDS encoding crotonase/enoyl-CoA hydratase family protein, whose translation MTYETLLYEINDHILTLTLHRPDNMNAFTVQMANELIDAFGRASEDDDIRAIVVTGSGKAFCAGMDLSADGNVFGLDESIKPSLQDLEERFEDPDIITGVRDTGGRVTLAIYECKKPVIAAINGAAVGIGATMTCAMDIRLASEKARIGFVFNKIGIVPEACSSFFLPAIVGVSQALEWSYTGEILSAEAAKEGRFVKAVVPADDLLEEAYKIARKIAEHSPVAIALTRQMMYRNSVKDHPVEAHKIDSLAMYYTSITSGKEGVSSFLEKRTPQFEDKSSTDMPPFYPWWTE comes from the coding sequence ATGACTTATGAAACCCTGCTCTATGAAATCAATGATCACATATTAACGCTGACTTTACATCGACCGGACAATATGAATGCTTTTACCGTTCAAATGGCAAATGAGCTCATTGATGCCTTTGGCCGCGCAAGCGAAGACGATGATATTCGTGCGATTGTTGTAACAGGCAGCGGAAAGGCCTTTTGTGCCGGCATGGATTTGTCGGCGGATGGAAATGTTTTCGGCTTGGATGAAAGCATAAAGCCATCGCTCCAAGACCTTGAGGAACGATTCGAAGACCCAGACATCATCACTGGTGTCCGTGATACTGGTGGCCGCGTTACCCTGGCCATTTACGAATGCAAAAAACCGGTGATAGCCGCGATCAATGGTGCCGCTGTCGGCATTGGTGCCACCATGACCTGCGCAATGGATATTCGCCTAGCGTCAGAGAAAGCCCGTATCGGGTTTGTTTTTAACAAAATTGGTATTGTGCCAGAAGCGTGTTCAAGCTTTTTCTTGCCAGCTATTGTTGGTGTATCTCAGGCCCTAGAATGGTCATATACTGGCGAGATTTTGAGCGCAGAAGCTGCTAAGGAAGGTCGTTTTGTCAAAGCCGTGGTGCCAGCAGATGACCTTCTCGAAGAAGCTTACAAGATTGCACGTAAAATCGCTGAACACAGTCCGGTTGCAATCGCTTTGACCCGTCAGATGATGTACCGTAACAGCGTTAAAGATCATCCTGTGGAAGCACACAAAATTGATAGCCTCGCCATGTATTATACAAGCATCACAAGTGGCAAAGAAGGTGTTAGCTCCTTCCTGGAAAAGCGGACACCCCAGTTTGAAGATAAGTCATCAACTGACATGCCACCATTCTATCCCTGGTGGACGGAATAA
- a CDS encoding efflux RND transporter periplasmic adaptor subunit, translated as MPFRDMHIQYFTTLHSLKPPRIMRTIAWFLSLSLVATIVFMIFVPWVQTTSGPGNVTALSPNDRLQEINALVSGRIQKWFVRDGSYVKENDPIVQLIDNDPNFLDRLRAERAQVLAKLSAAETAMETAELDLTRTKNLFDQGLASRREFEQSRIRVEGLRGSVAEASAELNRVDVSLSRSSIQTVRAPRDGVILRVNAGDTSTLVNAGDVVATFIPDGAERAVELFIDGRDIALARVGDKVRLQFEGWPVVQFSGWPSVAIGTFGGEVVAIDPSAQSNGLFRILVSEDKSDPHPWPDSAYVRFGSKARGWVTFETVPVGYEVWRQLNNFPPEFRRNLEGSSVLATGEAK; from the coding sequence ATGCCATTTCGTGATATGCATATTCAATATTTTACGACCCTACATTCGCTTAAACCGCCGCGGATTATGCGAACAATCGCATGGTTTTTATCACTCAGTCTGGTGGCGACTATTGTTTTCATGATCTTTGTTCCTTGGGTTCAAACAACATCTGGGCCTGGCAATGTAACGGCGCTTAGCCCGAATGATCGTTTGCAGGAAATCAATGCCCTTGTATCCGGGCGTATACAGAAGTGGTTTGTTCGCGATGGCAGTTACGTCAAAGAAAATGATCCAATCGTTCAATTGATTGACAATGACCCGAACTTTCTCGACCGACTAAGGGCAGAACGTGCGCAAGTGTTGGCGAAGTTAAGTGCTGCGGAAACTGCTATGGAAACGGCAGAATTGGATTTAACACGTACGAAAAACCTATTTGATCAAGGTTTGGCGTCGCGGCGTGAGTTCGAGCAAAGCCGGATACGCGTAGAAGGACTGCGAGGTAGTGTTGCGGAAGCATCTGCGGAGCTGAACAGGGTTGATGTTTCCCTGTCCAGAAGTTCAATTCAGACCGTGCGCGCACCACGGGACGGGGTTATTTTGCGGGTAAATGCGGGTGATACATCCACACTTGTCAATGCTGGTGACGTAGTTGCGACTTTCATCCCGGACGGTGCAGAGCGTGCGGTGGAGCTTTTTATTGATGGCCGTGACATTGCCCTCGCGAGGGTTGGGGATAAGGTTCGGCTTCAGTTTGAAGGGTGGCCAGTGGTGCAATTTAGTGGTTGGCCCTCTGTCGCTATCGGAACTTTTGGTGGTGAGGTGGTTGCCATCGACCCGTCAGCGCAGTCTAATGGATTGTTCAGAATTTTAGTGAGTGAAGACAAGTCTGACCCGCACCCATGGCCGGATAGTGCGTATGTTCGTTTTGGCTCCAAAGCGCGTGGTTGGGTAACCTTTGAGACTGTACCTGTTGGATACGAGGTATGGCGACAGCTTAACAATTTCCCGCCAGAGTTTAGGAGAAACCTTGAAGGCAGTAGTGTTCTCGCGACGGGTGAAGCAAAATGA